One genomic region from Branchiostoma lanceolatum isolate klBraLanc5 chromosome 7, klBraLanc5.hap2, whole genome shotgun sequence encodes:
- the LOC136438096 gene encoding kelch repeat and BTB domain-containing protein 2-like isoform X1 yields MAASDQEPHASAVRPCSYQDESYLHGFVGTVGDLQKAGVLQDVVLEVEGRRFPCHRLVLSAASPYFRAMFTSDMAESRQKTVVLQGLDAVMFGEILSYIYSGTLHLSLEKVQLLYQAANLLQLDYVRDTCSSYIAMNVDRSTCVDLYKFCEVLSVDIVRDRCLQCISRHFVEVASSEEFCSLSVNQLTEIIGHDELDVKEETTVWEAVVRWVQHSREDRLHHLHSFLPHIRFNLLTSDDTAIILEHPLVREDPKSSEVIRNVAREGNFNLKPRLGMTTEMVLLFNTEEDELLFMNPQKGTYISCGYDPEDLPDVIAMTVTSDNNIYVLTYDYEYEGNRDQLVTCEYNHAENVWEHAEMSPVSRFPREYSGMFTHWDRFLVEVDQILYYCTTDLGEHSALVRMRKYNRHTDQWQECSQLQLVGSWVYCAALSCCSHLYLIMDSAMHCYDPNKDCWCERTPPNLKARFSTVTTVAMGTEIFCTDFDFTQTMVYDTESDCWQKLQGWPDPGNLSVSHTPSLFVLENQLHIFLKVYDSVKQRSSTDYLVYVYDRSADVWRDLKAIIPEKEYLARSPLCPVVRMYLPYLQGAQIHITSYACQR; encoded by the exons atggctgcctcAGACCAAGAACCCCACGCCAGCGCAGTTCGTCCTTGTTCCTACCAAGACGAGAGCTATCTGCACGGGTTTGTTGGAACTGTGGGTgacttacagaaggctggggtactgcaggatgtcgtccttgaagtcgagggccggcggtttccctgccatcggcttgttctgtccgcggccagcccctacttcagggccatgttcacaagtgacatggcggaaagtcggcagaagacTGTTGTTCTACAG GGTTTGGATGCAGTTATGTTTGGGGAgatcctgagttacatctactcgggAACTCTCCATTTGTCCCTGGAGAAAGTGCAGCTCCTGTACCAGGCAGCCAACCTCCTGCAACTagactatgtgagagacacctgcagcagctacataGCCATGAACGTGGACCGCTCCACCTGTGTTGACCTCTACAAGTTTTGTGAGGTGTTATCTGTGGACATTGTCCGGGATCGTTGTCTACAGTGTATCTCTAGGCACTTTGTGGAG GTTGCCTCCAGcgaggagttctgcagcctaagtgtgaatcagctgactgagatcatcggccacgatgagctggatgttaaagaggagacaacagtgtgggaggctgtggtgagatgggtgcagcacagcagggaggacag ACTGCACCACCTTCACAGCTTCCTCCCTCATatccgcttcaacctgctgacctcagaCGACACGGCAATCATCTTGGAACACCCCCTGGTCAGGGAGGATCCTAAGAGTTCTGAGGTCATCAGGAATGTGGCACGGGAAGGGAACTTCAACCTGAAGCCCAGGCTTGGGATGACAACAGAAATGGTACTGCTGTTCAATACAGA GGAAGATGAGCTCCTCTTCATGAACCCGCAGAAAGGAACGTACATCAGTTGCGGTTACGATCCAGAAGACCTTCCTGATGTCATAGCCATGACAGTGACCAGTGATAACAATATTTACGTACTGacttatgattatgaatatgagGGTAACAGAGATCAGTTGGTTACATGTGAATACAACCATGCAGAGAATGTATGGGAACACGCTGAGATGTCTCCAGTATCTAGGTTCCCGAGAGAATACTCAGGTATGTTCACTCACTGGGATAGGTTCCTTGTTGAAGTTGATCAGATTCTATATTACTGTACTACTGATCTAGGAGAACACAGTGCATTGGTGCGAATGAGGAAGTACAACCGGCACACGGACCAGTGGCAGGAGTGTTCACAGTTGCAACTTGTTGGGAGTTGGGTTTACTGTGCTGCATTGTCCTGCTGTTCGCACCTATATCTCATAATGGACTCGGCAATGCATTGCTATGACCCAAACAAGGACTGTTGGTGCGAGCGCACCCCACCAAATCTGAAAGCTCGTTTCTCAACTGTCACaactgttgccatgggaacagagATTTTCTGCACAGATTTTGACTTCACTCAGACTATGGTATACGATACAGAGTCAGACTGCTGGCAGAAACTGCAAGGCTGGCCGGACCCAGGAAACCTAAGTGTCAGTCATACTCCGAGTCTTTTCGTACTGGAGAACCAACTACACATATTCTTAAAGGTCTATGACAGTGTCAAACAAAGATCATCAACGGACTATCTGGTGTATGTGTATGACAGGTCTGCTGATGTCTGGAGAGATTTGAAGGCCATTATACCCGAGAAGGAATATTTAGCACGTAGCCCCCTGTGCCCTGTGGTACGTATGTACCTACCTTATCTTCAGGGGGCACAAATACACATCACGTCTTACGCTTGTCAGCGTTAA
- the LOC136438102 gene encoding kelch repeat and BTB domain-containing protein 8-like, which translates to MAAAPHVSAVRPRSYQDESYLHGFLGTVSDLQKAGVLQDVVLEVEGRRFPCHRLVLSAASPYFRAMFTSDMAESRQKTVVLQGLDKGIFGEILSYIYSATLHVSLDKVQSLYQTADLLQLDYVRDTCSSYMAMNVERSTCVDLYHFGDVFSVDRVLKSCLEYINRNFAEVASSKEFCSLSVDQLTEIISHDELDVKEETTVWEAVVRWVQHSREDRLNHLPSILPHIRFNLLTSDDTAAILEHPLVREDPVSSEVIRNVEQIGNSNLKPRLGISTEMVLLCNDKKNDELLFMNPREGKYISCSYDPKDLPPDTATTVTSDNNIYILTHERENNRQLAIYKYNHPRNVWEHSGMSSVSNWMRMENNRIFPDEYILEVDRTLYYLAADLVGDSGIVLVRKYSQHPDQWQECSRLQLDINTSYYAVLSCGSHLYLITSTEVHRYDPSQDCWCRWSPSPKLNPIFCTDADLTQTMVYHTELNQWQKLPGLSNTENLLFNSFPSLFVLANQLHILITFTNNENEDENLVYVYDRSADAWRDLEATLPDCDKEYFAPFPRFPVARIYLPYLNVQDKDT; encoded by the exons atggctgccgcacCCCACGTCAGCGCAGTTCGTCCTCGTTCCTACCAAGACGAGAGCTATCTGCAcgggtttcttggaactgtgAGTGAcctacagaaggctggggtactgcaggatgtcgtccttgaagtcgagggccggcggtttccctgccatcggcttgttctgtccgcggccagcccctacttcagggccatgttcacaagtgacatggcggaaagtcggcaaaagacggttgttttacag GGCTTGGATAAAGGAATTTTCGGGGAgatcctgagttacatctactcggcaaccctccatgtgtccctggacaaagtGCAGTCCCTGTACCAGAcagccgacctcctccaactggactatgtgagagacacctgcagcagctacatggccaTGAATGTGGAGCGCTCCACCTGTGTGGACCTGTACCACTTTGGTGACGTCTTCTCTGTGGACAGGGTTCTGAAAAGTTGTCTGGAATATATCAATAGAAACTTTGCTGAG GTTGCCTCCAGCAaggagttctgcagcctgagtgtggatcagctgactgagatcatcagccacgatgagttggatgttaaagaggagacaacagtgtgggaggctgtggtgagatgggtgcagcacagcagggaggacag ACTGAACCACTtacccagcatcctccctcacatccgcttcaacctgctgacctcagacgacacggcagccatcttggaacacCCCCTGGTCAGGGAGGATCCTGTGAGTTCTGAGGTCATCAGGAATGTGGAACAGATAGGGAACTCCAACCTGAAGCCAAGGCTTGGGATTTCCACGGAAATGGTTCTTCTGTGTAATGACAA GAAGAATGATGAGCTTCTCTTCATGAACCCTCGGGAAGGGAAGTACATCAGCTGCAGTTATGATCCTAAAGACCTTCCTCCTGACACAGCCACGACAGTCACCAGTGATAATAACATTTACATCCTGACTCATGAGCGAGAGAATAACCGTCAGTTGGCCATTTATAAGTACAACCATCCGAGGAATGTGTGGGAACATTCTGGTATGTCTTCTGTATCAAATTGGATGAGAATGGAAAACAATCGGATATTCCCGGACGAGTACATTCTTGAAGTTGATCGGACTTTATACTACCTTGCTGCTGATCTAGTAGGCGACAGCGGAATTGTTTTAGTGAGAAAGTACAGCCAACACCCAGACCAGTGGCAGGAGTGTTCACGGCTGCAACTTGACATTAATACAAGCTACTATGCGGTATTATCCTGTGGTTCACACCTCTATTTAATCACAAGCACAGAAGTGCACCGCTACGACCCGAGCCAGGACTGTTGGTGCAGGTGGAGCCCATCACCAAAACTCAATCCGATTTTCTGTACAGATGCGGACCTCACTCAGACTATGGTGTACCATACAGAGTTGAACCAATGGCAGAAACTACCAGGCTTGTCAAACACAGAAAACCTTCTATTTAATAGTTTTCCCAGTCTTTTTGTACTGGCGAACCAGCTGCACATATTGATAACCTTTACTAATAACGAGAATGAAGACGAAAATCTGGTATATGTGTATGACAGGTCTGCTGATGCCTGGCGAGACTTGGAGGCCACCCTGCCTGATTGTGATAAGGAATATTTTGCACCTTTTCCTCGGTTCCCTGTGGCACGTATATACTTGCCGTATCTCAATGTGCAGGATAAGGATACATAG